From Triticum urartu cultivar G1812 chromosome 2, Tu2.1, whole genome shotgun sequence, a single genomic window includes:
- the LOC125534159 gene encoding E3 ubiquitin-protein ligase ATL6-like, with protein sequence MSTASGQQQPPPPHRGLWSLGGTVELVAAFTAVCLALYGAVLYLNYLYVRWSGRDGVRRTGPGPEAGPATGKRDGGGGLDEAALAAMPVFRFKAEPRGGGGGGGEECAVCLGAMQDGDAVRALPGCSHAFHAGCVDVWLGAHATCPVCRAHPAPAAKDGSKTAETAGRGPDPESTV encoded by the coding sequence ATGTCGACGGCGTCGGGGcagcagcagccgccgccgccgcaccggggGCTGTGGAGCCTCGGCGGGACGGTGGAGCTCGTGGCGGCGTTCACGGCGGTGTGCCTCGCGCTGTACGGGGCGGTGCTGTACCTCAACTATCTGTACGTGCGGTGGAGCGGGCGGGACGGCGTGCGCCGGACGGGGCCCGGCCCCGAGGCCGGGCCGGCGACGGGGAAGAGGGACGGCGGAGGAGGGCTCGACGAGGCGGCGCTGGCGGCCATGCCGGTGTTCAGGTTCAAGGCGGAGccgcgcgggggcggcggcggcggcggcgaggagtgCGCGGTGTGCCTGGGCGCCATGCAGGACGGCGACGCGGTGCGCGCCCTGCCCGGGTGCAGCCACGCGTTCCACGCCGGGTGCGTCGACGTCTGGCTGGGCGCTCACGCCACCTGCCCCGTCTGCCGCGCGCACCCTGCTCCGGCAGCGAAGGACGGCTCCAAGACGGCAGAGACCGCCGGACGGGGGCCGGACCCGGAGAGCACGGTATAG